DNA from Toxoplasma gondii ME49 chromosome X, whole genome shotgun sequence:
TTTGACTCGAGGAATTCGCGATGTGTGAGACCAGAGactcgctctgcttctcgtctctcctctttctcgcggttctgcgtcctcgcggTGCTTGTAAGAGGGCAGGGGAGTTCTAGCGCGTACAGGCGCGCCGTCTGCGGGAGCGgagctctctctgctgtccaCTGCAGTCCTGTGCATTCGTTGGCTGCTTGCGGGTCTGTCTTGTGTGTCagtcgctgctgctgctgggAGAGGACCAAGTTCTGAGACGCGTGATGAAAGCGGGCGCCGTTCTGAGCGTGGAAAGTCTTGACGGAAGTACAtttttcctgcatgcgcagcatTTGCAGCACAGCAGCGTCGGCcgctcgaagacgaagctGAAGCCGAAGCTGTCGCTGGCGCTCGAGTAGAGACTCTCCACTTGCCAGGCTTGGAGACAGCGCGCTGAAcgggaagcagcgaagatGGGCAGAAGACAAGCGTGGAGAgcggacgagagagagagagagaaacgcagaggagaaatATGGCGGTCAAGATAGAGGGGAGCCTCCTGCGTGTCTCTTGGCTGGCGTTTTGGGGTGTTTTTGTGCGATCTCAGCCGTTTGCCTTGGGCCTGTTGTACCCGactgttctctgtttttttttcgaagTTCTCAACTGAGTGTCTTTCACATCTGGGAACGGAGCGATGGAATTCCGAGTGATCTTTCGATGGTGCTGCCTTGGACCGCCGCGAAGAACTCTCGTGATCTGTCCTGCCTTCTGAATTTCCCTTCCTGTCATCGTGACGCGCtctcttgcgtctctctctgttgcgtGGCATTCACGATTCGTTCCCTGCTCTTTTGGCCTCTCCTGTTTGCTCGTCTGactcgagggagagagtcatctcgctctcttcctttttcgcttgctttctgtcttttctgtcgccttttctttgctacctgttttttcgttcttcagTCTTTTCCTCCTATTGCCTCTGATTTTTGGCTCCTCTCCCTCACACACAAAGTACAGAGCTTCCTGCGTGGATCGGAGAGGCGATCCAAGCCTTGTGACGGCCGAGATGCTTCGAGGCTGATGCTGACGTTTTTGACGGAGATCAAACAGCTGTCCCTTTCCAGCTTCCGTAGCCTCGTTTTTATCAGAGTCTACTCATAGACTGCGCGATCGAGAACGTTTCGAAATCTACCTCTACAGCCACACGAAGGCGCATTGATATGCAGCACTCAAAAAAGACATGTTCCCAGATGTAGGTGCAAATGCATCGATATCTACGTCTCTATAGATGCCTGTGTCGATTTGTGTCTTTCTATCTGCATTTCGTTCCATCTCTTCACCCTTCACATCTTCCTTtgacttctctgtttctctccatcaGCCTTCAGCCGTATTCGATACTTTTTATCGCCCCCTTGTGTAGGCGTTTGTGTTCACCACTATGTCACACTGTATGTGCATGCCATACGCTGCACACTAGGGGAGTCGAGTCGCTGCAAAAGGCCTGAGCTTCTCGCCATTTGTTGCATTAGCAAGTGACGTGGAGTTTATTCCACTTTCGCACTGCTCCTCGTCTTAACCTGCGCCAGATAAAACTTTGCGTCTATCGCGCCCTCCACCAGCCCCCGACCTTCGAAGGGAAACGCCTAGCTAGCCACCTTGAGATTCTGAAGCGGGCAGTGGCTATAGGAAGTGAACTTTGGAAACTAAACCGTAGCGCATGCGGCACCTGCTCGCGAGCCCGCCGACAACCGATCAAAATCGAGATCGGCACACTCTcccggaaagaagaagggaagaaggcgtAGAAGCAAGTAAAGAGaaccttttctcttcagaagaagagcgaactACAGCGGAACTCGCCCCTAGGAAAGCGAGACTCGACGCTCAGACATGACCGGGCAGGCGAGGGGGAGCGGGGGGAGGGAGGGGGgccaaaaaaagagaagagagaacgttTCGGAAGTAAAGGTTACCACTTGCGAGAGCAAAAAGACATTACAATTGGAGATCAGATGATCTCAGCAGACTTTTAAAAACAGCAACGGCTTTGAGATTCAAGGTCCACCGACAATGAAGGCACTCTTCACGTCAGTCGACCCACGGAGACGGGCTGCAGAtgcgaggaacagagagcgagaaacgccgGAAAGAGACGGCAGACTTTTCCTCTGGTTTCTCatgtctctcgcgcctcgacCTCTACGAGAATTTGACCTATGAGTCCTCGAAGAAAGCGCCGCGTCGCCGCGTCCGGCGCCTCGACTTCAGTCAAGGTCGCGTTCTGACACAGAACGCGGCTGTTGAGGGAGGGAATCGACAGAACAGGCAGTCTACGTGACTTGTGGGTTTCCCCCGACTCTGCGCCTCGCAGAGACTTCTTGTCCGCATGTGCGCTTGGAACGGACGCCTCGACCACTGTGCTCTCTTGACCCAAACAGGCGAACAAGTTCTCGTCCTCCGGCGGTCGATCATGGAACTGCAACGAAGCGTCGTGAAAGCCTCGATCGTGGAGAATGAGGAGGAGCTGCTCGGGAGGGAAGGTGCCAAAGAAGAGACTCTCCTGCGATGCGTTTGTTGAAGATTTTTCGTACCCAAGATTGTGTCCGTttctcgttgtctctccgcctccgccttctccggcGTCTGTGGGGTTCCTGTCTCCAGTCGAGGGGGGCAGAATGAGCGTGAGGAGGCCTCGATCTGCTTCGGCGTCTTGTCCACTTCCTCGAAGGAGACTCCCGGGTGGAATCCACCCCACAGAGACGCGCGttgtctcgctttcctcttgcAGGCTGCCTTTGGAGAGTCTTTCCGTTTCCGGCTTCGCGGATCGATTGACCGGTTGTGCGGAATCAAGAGGCGAGGACTCCCTCGAATCTGTAGCCTCCCATGTCGCGTCCTCCTGCCGAGGTTCCTCACGCCCCTCCCGCGCCTGCTGGGGCTCGGAGCCACACACCCACTGCCGATCTCTCTCCACAGGCACTGGGACCAGGAAGCACCTGGGAAAGGCGCCTCCCGACTCGCGCGTCTTGCCCGGAACTGAcggtttctcgtcttctcgtttcaggtctctctgtctcttcagacTCCCGAAGgctccgcctcctcgcgaGTCTCCACTCTGAGAAGCCTCCGCCTGGGAGTCTCCTTCCGCCCCTTCAGCGTCgaggagcagcagcgagAAGGTGCACGCGAGCAGGGCAGCGTCGCGTGGGGAGAAGATGCACTCGACAGGAAGTTCTTGGCTTCTGTTGGCTTCGAAGCTCGCCAAGTGCGTCGGAGCTGAAGCTGAggaaacaaacgaagaagcggagaaatgcgaggacgaagaagagggccGGGCAGCTGACGGCAGAGAGGACGGAAGCCCACGCTCGAGTGGCGGCCTGGCGGCCTCGTCTGCGTGAAGGGCAGAGAGGTGAGAGttgacagaggcgaagacaggGGCAGGAAGCAGTGCGGCTCGAGGTTGAAAGTGGGCGATCAGCTTGGCAATTTTGATGCCGTCTAGACGGGCATCGAGTGGTAGAGAAGCGACCCGCATGGAGAAGccgcgagaaggcgcaaaCGAGGCAGCGCTGCCGTCCTGTCCTTGAGGCGTAGCACTGGGACCCGGAGGAAAACCTGTGGGCGATTTTCGGCGGGACGCACGGGCGTCCGTCGTGGAGTCGAAGCCATGTCTCGTCTGCTCTTTGCTTCCCGAGTCctcgtctcgtcttctctcctcttccgcgcAGCTCGCGGCCCCCTGGCTGCTGCGCAAGTGACTCCGGTCGTCCTCCAGAGGCGCGAGGAAGGGCAACAGCAGCAGGTTGAGAGCGTCtgacgcgcgagaagaagaggagacctGCGACGCAGCCGCCGACCCAGAGGTTCGGCTTGGTCGCGGTGCGCCGGACTCGCAGCAcaaggacgcagagaagcgtCGGTCGACCGAGACGAGCAggtgcgtttcttctttcttccacttctggagaagcagcggggCCTCCCCGACGCGGAGCGACGCGTGAGCGAGGAGCAGAATGCTCGGCTCTCTGAGAGGCATCACGTCCAGCAGCTTTTCGCCGACAATCAAGTTCCGCGTTCGACTTCCGACGGCGCTCTCCCGGTGGAAGAGTCTCCCCGAAAGCAGcagttcttcgtcctcgcagGCGCTCAAGAAAAACGGCGGCCGTGGACTCTGCATGTCTCGGGTGCGCTCTGCTCGTCGCTCCTCCACCCACTCCGCCGCTTCGACTGCGAACTGAAGAAGCGCGGGCAGTCCTGGACCTACGCAGTACACGGGGACTGCAGGCAGCAGCGCAGGCCGGGTCGCCAGCGCAGAagggagcgaagaagcgagagacgacgcggaGGCGACGGTTTCCAGAACTTCCAGGAACGAGAGGCCACAGAGGTCGAGAGGAATGAGGACGTTGCCTCGCCGTTCGTGGACGGTGTC
Protein-coding regions in this window:
- a CDS encoding hypothetical protein (encoded by transcript TGME49_228710), with the translated sequence MARPSAARCFSQSEETPGRNALLSSFCSSSATVRIVHFVSPCLRPHLTPTVSEAFSGDPASSCPSSRSPSSPSASSCFSSPSCSLASHSEALLLSVGGFNILVDCPLDFQSLLLLPPQFFPQQGASCENRCPRSAPSACVFSSVCSSASSAPCSSSRECLPPVQQVSPESASRSSLSLVDPSRSALCPVSSPFLRALLPVRLDAVLLTHPHGALGLPLLAEFLDLSETPVLVTPPVLLAASSAARFLQSPLGGFLLPPQGNGERSRGEGGQSQHTGGGDTAGARERREAEAERRVTSRLNAATCSAVAAADEENSSSLQPLFQDDGGREQVREEEEDENDALSDAFSASRSKHEATASQFLGGVSRHVWPTTFNQERQLVHAASAQKLCVYPVSSGFCLGGANWVVATSAEQKIVVVGPSAFELQEAPGSGAGGTVSPKETVPDAPASSSSSGRNVDADASAPSSASPCSPSFVSLSSRYPLAADWRDLRNAALVVFFSCAPAELEEPSRRLSRACPPLLRSLSSSLDDLRKLVSDTVHERRGNVLIPLDLCGLSFLEVLETVASASSLASSLPSALATRPALLPAVPVYCVGPGLPALLQFAVEAAEWVEERRAERTRDMQSPRPPFFLSACEDEELLLSGRLFHRESAVGSRTRNLIVGEKLLDVMPLREPSILLLAHASLRVGEAPLLLQKWKKEETHLLVSVDRRFSASLCCESGAPRPSRTSGSAAASQVSSSSRASDALNLLLLPFLAPLEDDRSHLRSSQGAASCAEEERRRDEDSGSKEQTRHGFDSTTDARASRRKSPTGFPPGPSATPQGQDGSAASFAPSRGFSMRVASLPLDARLDGIKIAKLIAHFQPRAALLPAPVFASVNSHLSALHADEAARPPLERGLPSSLPSAARPSSSSSHFSASSFVSSASAPTHLASFEANRSQELPVECIFSPRDAALLACTFSLLLLDAEGAEGDSQAEASQSGDSRGGGAFGSLKRQRDLKREDEKPSVPGKTRESGGAFPRCFLVPVPVERDRQWVCGSEPQQAREGREEPRQEDATWEATDSRESSPLDSAQPVNRSAKPETERLSKGSLQEESETTRVSVGWIPPGSLLRGSGQDAEADRGLLTLILPPSTGDRNPTDAGEGGGGETTRNGHNLGYEKSSTNASQESLFFGTFPPEQLLLILHDRGFHDASLQFHDRPPEDENLFACLGQESTVVEASVPSAHADKKSLRGAESGETHKSRRLPVLSIPSLNSRVLCQNATLTEVEAPDAATRRFLRGLIGQILVEVEARET